Proteins encoded together in one Macadamia integrifolia cultivar HAES 741 chromosome 8, SCU_Mint_v3, whole genome shotgun sequence window:
- the LOC122086708 gene encoding probable mediator of RNA polymerase II transcription subunit 26b encodes MSSKTHSLSHWRGVFKAAGSDIFELIEYAIMVAASDRPKEFKRRRDGIAEMIFNEEMQEEKKKEIHGSASMKRKESHGNSGIESDNDDDIEPSFPEENAEQINNIIAEIYRINRGGEIKIVEEVLRIKGIIEAKVDQSERKLLEPLRRLQLISISFDTLKKTLIGVSVKNLTKHNSKRIRDHAKYLITHWTKKVDQWLIESNEAAAAKKDEQERLQALKRKIKEGYQKAENAKKQRCTKVLELKDLPKGLIAQRRMKVMKSKNLPKGPIAV; translated from the coding sequence ATGTCTTCCAAAACCCATTCCCTAAGTCACTGGCGGGGAGTCTTCAAAGCTGCAGGTTCTGATATTTTTGAACTTATTGAGTATGCAATCATGGTTGCTGCTTCTGATCGTCCAAAGGAATTCAAGCGTAGAAGGGATGGAATTGCAGAGATGATCTTCAATGAAGAaatgcaagaagagaagaaaaaggagattcATGGTTCTGCTTCCATGAAGAGAAAGGAGAGTCATGGCAACTCTGGGATTGAAAGTGATAACGATGATGATATAGAGCCTTCATTCCCTGAGGAAAACGCAGAACAGATCAACAATATTATTGCTGAGATTTACAGGATCAACCGTGGAGGAGAAATTAAGATAGTTGAGGAGGTTCTGAGAATCAAAGGAATTATTGAAGCAAAAGTTGATCAATCTGAAAGGAAGTTACTGGAACCTCTAAGGAGGCTTCAATTGATATCTATTTCTTTTGATACCTTGAAGAAAACCCTGATTGGGGTGTCTGTGAAAAATCTTACGAAGCACAACTCGAAGAGAATCCGTGACCATGCAAAGTATCTCATCACTCACTGGACAAAAAAGGTGGATCAATGGTTGATTGAATCCAATGAGGCAGCCGCAGCAAAGAAGGATGAACAAGAAAGACTTCAGGCTTTAAAGAGGAAGATAAAAGAAGGATATCAAAAAGCAGAGAATGCCAAGAAACAACGCTGCACAAAAGTCTTGGAGTTGAAGGATCTTCCCAAAGGACTCATTGCTCAGCGACGCATGAAAGTCATGAAGTCGAAGAATCTTCCCAAAGGACCCATTGCTgtttag
- the LOC122086709 gene encoding probable mediator of RNA polymerase II transcription subunit 26b gives MSSKTHSLSHWRGVFKAAGSDIFELIEYAIMVAASDRPKEFKRRRDQIAEMIFNEEMQEVKKKEIHGSASMKRKESHGYSGIESDNDDDIEPSFPGENADQINNIIAEIYRINRGGEIKIVEEVLRIKGIIEAKVDQSERKLLEPLRRLQLISISFDTLKKTLIGVSVKNLTKHNSKRIRDHAKYLITHWTKKVDQWLIESNEAAAAKKDEQERLQALKRKIKEGYQKAENAKKQRCTKVLELKDLPKGLIAQRRIKVMKSKDLPKGPIAV, from the coding sequence ATGTCTTCCAAAACCCATTCCCTAAGTCACTGGCGGGGAGTCTTCAAAGCTGCAGGTTCTGATATTTTTGAACTCATTGAGTATGCAATCATGGTTGCTGCTTCTGATCGTCCAAAGGAATTCAAGCGTAGAAGGGATCAAATTGCAGAGATGATCTTCAATGAAGAAATGCAAGaagtgaagaaaaaagagattcaTGGTTCTGCTTCCATGAAGAGAAAGGAGAGTCATGGCTACTCTGGGATTGAGAGTGATAACGATGATGATATAGAGCCTTCATTCCCAGGGGAAAATGCAGATCAGATCAACAATATTATTGCTGAGATTTACAGGATCAACCGTGGAGGAGAAATTAAGATAGTTGAGGAGGTTCTGAGAATCAAAGGAATTATTGAAGCAAAAGTTGATCAATCTGAAAGGAAGTTACTGGAACCTCTAAGGAGGCTTCAATTGATATCTATTTCTTTTGATACCTTGAAGAAAACCCTGATTGGGGTGTCTGTGAAAAATCTTACGAAGCACAACTCGAAGAGAATCCGTGACCATGCAAAGTATCTCATCACTCATTGGACAAAAAAGGTGGATCAATGGTTGATTGAATCCAATGAAGCAGCCGCAGCAAAGAAGGATGAACAAGAAAGACTTCAGGCTTTAAAGAGGAAGATAAAAGAAGGATATCAAAAAGCAGAGAATGCCAAGAAACAACGCTGCACAAAAGTCTTGGAGTTGAAGGATCTTCCCAAAGGACTCATTGCTCAGCGACGCATAAAAGTCATGAAGTCGAAGGATCTTCCCAAAGGACCCATTGCTgtttag
- the LOC122086352 gene encoding protein YIPF1 homolog isoform X2 encodes MPFVLVVPASTSLSVFDLSTWTNLRPVFLPAIYWVQLFYGLVWISTTLVIVLAPLGNCATYLIVTRNDSSTSWSFDVNFLNFAACAVYGYALLVPLAFYFLIQYFGSSASLVCFWCMWGYSFFIFILSFGETYTFISSSVVSGGSS; translated from the exons ATGCCTTTTGTTCTGGTTGTTCCGGCATCTActtctctctctgtctttgATCTTTCGACATGGACGAATCTTAGACCAGTCTTCCTACCAGCCATTTACTGGGTTCAGTTATT TTATGGGCTGGTTTGGATCTCCACCACGTTGGTCATTGTGCTTGCTCCGCTTGGGAACTGTGCCACCTACCTGATAGTCACACGAAATGATAGCAGCACATCCTGGAGCTTTGATGTCAACTTTCTGAACTTCGCTGCATGTGCAGTGTATGGTTATGCACTTCTGGTGCCTTTGgcattttactttttgattcagTATTTTGGATCAAGTGCAAGTCTTGTTTGCTTCTGGTGTATGTGGGGAtattctttcttcatcttcatcctcaGTTTT GGGGAAACTTACACTTTCATTAGCTCTTCTGTGGTTAGTG GTGGATCATCATAA
- the LOC122086352 gene encoding protein YIPF1 homolog isoform X1: MPFVLVVPASTSLSVFDLSTWTNLRPVFLPAIYWVQLFYGLVWISTTLVIVLAPLGNCATYLIVTRNDSSTSWSFDVNFLNFAACAVYGYALLVPLAFYFLIQYFGSSASLVCFWCMWGYSFFIFILSFVLFLIPVEILRWIIIIPIAVASTSFVSLNIKSFIEADLMIVVVAAFVLQVTLAVFIKIWCFPLTSDAYSMVS, encoded by the exons ATGCCTTTTGTTCTGGTTGTTCCGGCATCTActtctctctctgtctttgATCTTTCGACATGGACGAATCTTAGACCAGTCTTCCTACCAGCCATTTACTGGGTTCAGTTATT TTATGGGCTGGTTTGGATCTCCACCACGTTGGTCATTGTGCTTGCTCCGCTTGGGAACTGTGCCACCTACCTGATAGTCACACGAAATGATAGCAGCACATCCTGGAGCTTTGATGTCAACTTTCTGAACTTCGCTGCATGTGCAGTGTATGGTTATGCACTTCTGGTGCCTTTGgcattttactttttgattcagTATTTTGGATCAAGTGCAAGTCTTGTTTGCTTCTGGTGTATGTGGGGAtattctttcttcatcttcatcctcaGTTTT GTTCTGTTTCTAATCCCAGTTGAGATCCTTAGGTGGATCATCATAATCCCCATCGCTGTGGCTTCAACTTCCTTTGTTTCTCTGAACATAAAGTCCTTCATTGAGGCTGATCTCATGATAGTGGTGGTGGCAGCATTTGTTTTGCAAGTTACTCTGGCAGTTTTCATCAAGATCTGGTGCTTCCCATTAACCTCAGACGCATACTCAATGG TATcctga